A DNA window from Methanobacterium sp. contains the following coding sequences:
- a CDS encoding FtsX-like permease family protein, translated as MSIYKLSLKNFKRRKLRSALTMLGVIIGVTALVVLMGIGTGMTSYMKEETESLMGDITIVNSSGGSGITGSTGDTFLNSAAVSKIENMPQLYDIKKESQFYSELNNMQIVVEGISDWNQIKINGTPGVVISKSLADDFNYKIGSNITIKDHKLTVTGTTNEGGFGIGLVFINIDTALDMNHNNVSTISANTKGDPDTVKKEIESSINGTSAFTKNDYTKQIDNIMQTVTLFVSAIASVALLVGVISIINIMLVNVSERTREIGVLKAIGFTNREILGSILTEAGLLGFIASVVGIITAAILMEIGIMLYGPQLGLENMSFTQMLPLWLVVGVIVGATILSVLAGLYPAWRASKLNVVEALRYE; from the coding sequence ATGAGCATTTACAAGCTATCCCTTAAAAATTTTAAACGAAGGAAACTTAGAAGCGCCCTAACTATGTTAGGTGTGATTATAGGCGTTACTGCCCTAGTAGTCCTCATGGGTATTGGTACAGGGATGACATCCTACATGAAAGAGGAAACTGAATCACTTATGGGAGATATTACGATAGTAAACAGCTCTGGTGGATCAGGAATCACCGGATCTACCGGCGACACATTTTTAAATTCTGCTGCAGTTTCCAAAATAGAGAACATGCCTCAACTTTATGATATTAAAAAAGAATCACAATTCTACAGCGAATTAAACAACATGCAGATAGTTGTTGAAGGAATCAGCGACTGGAATCAGATAAAAATTAACGGTACTCCAGGCGTTGTTATCAGTAAATCACTTGCTGATGATTTTAATTATAAAATTGGAAGTAATATAACTATTAAAGACCATAAATTAACAGTAACTGGGACAACTAACGAAGGAGGGTTCGGAATAGGGCTTGTATTCATAAACATAGATACCGCTCTTGATATGAACCATAACAATGTATCTACTATTTCTGCAAATACTAAAGGCGATCCAGATACTGTTAAAAAAGAAATAGAAAGTTCTATAAATGGTACGAGTGCATTCACAAAAAATGACTACACAAAACAGATAGATAATATAATGCAAACGGTAACTCTCTTTGTAAGCGCCATAGCCAGCGTTGCGTTACTGGTTGGTGTTATAAGCATTATAAACATCATGTTGGTTAATGTTTCAGAGCGGACAAGAGAAATTGGAGTACTTAAAGCTATAGGTTTTACAAACAGAGAAATATTGGGAAGTATCCTTACAGAAGCAGGTTTATTGGGCTTTATAGCTTCAGTAGTAGGCATAATTACAGCTGCAATTTTAATGGAAATTGGAATTATGTTATATGGACCTCAGTTAGGTCTAGAAAATATGAGCTTTACCCAAATGCTTCCATTGTGGTTAGTTGTAGGTGTAATAGTAGGTGCTACAATTTTAAGTGTTTTAGCAGGATTATATCCCGCATGGAGGGCATCTAAACTAAACGTTGTGGAGGCACTGCGATATGAATAA
- a CDS encoding ABC transporter ATP-binding protein — translation MNNDVLVFNHVWKTYQMGAEEVMALKGVNLIINESTFTALMGPSGSGKSTLLHLAGILDTPTKGAVLMNGKNIKEYSLKEQAKLRRANIGFVFQRFNLMQQLTALENVMLPMISPDSEKAKKLLDKVGLSDKYDRYHTQLSGGEQQRVSIARALANDPSLLLADEPTGELDTQNTRIIMELLQELNQNDGLTIIEVTHDPLCAEYADRVIKMQDGNILR, via the coding sequence ATGAATAACGATGTACTGGTATTTAATCATGTCTGGAAAACGTATCAAATGGGAGCAGAAGAAGTAATGGCACTTAAAGGTGTTAATTTAATTATAAATGAAAGCACTTTTACAGCATTAATGGGGCCTTCTGGATCTGGAAAATCAACACTGCTCCACCTGGCAGGAATACTCGACACACCCACAAAGGGAGCTGTTTTAATGAACGGGAAAAATATCAAAGAGTATTCATTAAAAGAACAGGCAAAACTCAGGAGGGCTAACATAGGATTTGTATTCCAGCGGTTCAATTTAATGCAGCAGCTTACAGCATTAGAAAATGTTATGCTGCCTATGATTTCACCAGATTCCGAAAAAGCAAAAAAACTCCTTGACAAGGTAGGATTATCCGACAAATACGACCGTTATCATACACAGCTTTCAGGTGGGGAACAACAGAGGGTTTCCATTGCACGTGCCCTTGCAAATGATCCATCACTTTTACTAGCTGATGAACCAACAGGAGAACTAGATACTCAAAATACAAGGATAATAATGGAATTACTTCAAGAATTAAACCAAAATGACGGGTTAACAATTATAGAGGTAACACATGATCCACTATGTGCAGAATATGCAGACAGGGTAATCAAAATGCAGGACGGCAACATACTCCGTTAA